A part of Diprion similis isolate iyDipSimi1 chromosome 12, iyDipSimi1.1, whole genome shotgun sequence genomic DNA contains:
- the LOC124413593 gene encoding uncharacterized protein LOC124413593, with protein MSAVNEDVDINEAFDDILFGEEIAEKTGFAEGYRAGRTQMSEPYHLGYHRASQVAAQLGFYSGVLEYNLKANLFPEKVIDLANKLQSDIENFPKHNSDSIDILKLLEDIKLKYSRICSLAKIKFTYPEQEKLDF; from the coding sequence ATGTCTGCGGTGAATGAAGACGTGGATATAAATGAGGCGTTTGACGATATACTCTTCGGCGAAGAAATAGCGGAAAAAACTGGGTTTGCGGAAGGCTACAGAGCCGGCAGGACTCAAATGTCAGAGCCTTACCACTTGGGGTATCACAGAGCAAGTCAGGTGGCAGCGCAGCTGGGATTTTACAGCGGGGTTTTGGAGTATAACCTCAAAGCCAATTTGTTTCCTGAAAAAGTTATTGACTTGGCAAATAAATTGCAAAGCGATATAGAAAACTTCCCGAAACACAACTCGGACTCGATCGACATACTTAAACTGCTTGAGGACATAAAGCTAAAGTACAGCCGCATCTGCTCACTGGCAAAGATCAAATTTACTTATCCTGAACAAGAAAAACTCGATTTTTAA
- the LOC124413588 gene encoding SWI/SNF complex subunit SMARCC2 isoform X2, whose translation MLSLGPKKDGGPNAKFFESPDILGQLDGVKQWLLKNSKKYVQTDPPTNKSLATLVVQLLQFQEDNLGKNVSKPPMTRLPMKCFLDFKPGGGLCQILATAFRFKQEQGWRRFDFQVGKSGSRMDRAVEMLVAAERALVQNRCMTIPCVYVRPDVDKNTASKVKEVVRRHQGTIAEAEADATHIVYPVADPLEEEYARPYLRRERSVLLHWYYFPDSYDSWTTLDLPWDFPEGPLGIGNTSGRPQYRVSATWALDLDQYNEWMNEEDYDVDENGQKRVHKYRLSVEDLMAQPSHPPPSSAKKQKRKRSPSPPPKIGKRKSGRGPAGLQGSSTSLATPKKSRGGVDEEEDLTQGMEDPPAEPRIIEVVASPANPPSVGSGGGSTAGSGSLSTTGNKKQDNELQPLKSGNMADLDEPIDGDKGSTQGAQEREERDASKERGEGGKGDEPEDNVTEQTHHIVVPSYSAWFDYNSIHTIEKRALSEFFNGKNKSKTPEIYLAYRNFMIDTYRLNPTEYITSTACRRNLAGDVCAIMRVHAFLEQWGLINYQVDAESRPTPMGPPPTSHFHVLSDTPSGLAPVNPNPPKTPQPSSAAKSLLDLEKKPIVVGLGPEEKSGLGVMTNFGLKVDQYSRKPAVLKSKQAAGATRDWTEQETLLLLEGLELHKDDWNKVCEHVGSRTQDECILHFLRLPIEDPYLEEGGPEGLGPLAYQPVPFSKAGNPVMSTVAFLASVVDPRVAASAAKAAMEEFAAIKDQVPAALLDQHLRNVQASANPDGKFDPSAGLAQSGIAGTGPPEPPEDPAVSANSATSSSASVTSPHASTAESKKEELQDIKVKEGVDATQVPPQSMKKEESVESERDQPEKIEVDPKENDDEAKSKGDPEEIEAKEKRDKVVRDAQLQSAAAAALAAAAVKAKHLAAVEERKIKSLVALLVETQMKKLEIKLRHFEELETTMEREREGLEYQRQQLITERQQFHLEQLKAAEFRARQQAHQRLAQEQQQQQQSQHPPWQASNTQQQQQQQQQPPSPQPQVAQPPPHTPPQQA comes from the exons atgcTCTCTCTGGGGCCTAAAAAGGACGGCGGTCCAAATGCGAAATTCTTCGAGTCTCCAGACATACTGGGCCAACTGGATGGAGTCAAACAGTGGCttctaaaaaattctaaaaag TATGTTCAAACCGATCCACCCACGAATAAAAGTCTCGCGACTTTGGTCGTCCAATTGTTGCAATTCCAGGAAGATAACCTCGGAAAAAATGTGTCAAAACCGCCAATGACAAGACTTCCT ATGAAGTGTTTCTTAGATTTTAAGCCTGGCGGTGGTCTTTGTCAAATATTAGCTACCGCGTTCAGATTTAAACAGGAACAAGGATGGCGACGTTTCGACTTTCAAGTCGGCAAG TCCGGTTCTCGCATGGATCGTGCGGTGGAGATGTTAGTGGCAGCGGAACGGGCATTGGTACAAAATCGATGCATGACAATACCCTGTGTGTATGTGAGACCAGATGTAGACAAAAATACAGCGTCCAAAGTCAAGGAAGTTGTTAGACGTCATCAGGGAACAATTGCCGAAGCTGAGGCTGATGCAACACACATTGTTTATCCAGTAGCCGATCCCCTCGAGGAAGAATACGCTCGTCCTTACTTGAGGCGTGAACGCTCAGTTCTATTGCACTGGTACTACTTTCCCGACAGTTACGACTCATGGACAACATTAGATCTGCCTTGGGATTTTCCTGAAGGTCCTCTGGGGATAGGAAATACAAGTGGAAG ACCTCAGTATCGTGTGTCGGCTACTTGGGCTCTTGATCTTGACCAGTACAATGAGTGGATGAACGAAGAGGACTACGATGTTGATGAAAATGGACAGAAGAGAGTTCACAAGTACCGGCTTTCCGTCGAAGACTTGATGGCTCAACCGTCTCATCCTCCACCTTCGTCTGccaaaaaacagaaacgaaaACGTTCCCCCAGTCCACCTCCAAAAATTGGAAAGCGTAAAAG tggTCGCGGACCAGCAGGACTCCAAGGCTCGTCCACTTCATTGGCTACTCCGAAAAAGTCTCGAGGTGGCgtcgacgaagaagaagatctGACACAGGGGATGGAAGATCCTCCAGCTGAACCCAGGATAATAGAAGTGGTAGCAAGTCCAGCTAATCCACCTTCAGTTGGATCTGGTGGTGGATCTACGGCTGGTAGTGGAAGTTTGTCGACAacaggaaacaaaaaacaggATAATGAATTACAACCGCTAAAATCTGGCAATATGGCTGATTTGGATGAGCCTATAGACG GTGACAAAGGAAGTACTCAAGGGGCTCAGGAGAGAGAGGAACGTGACGCAAGTAAGGAAAGAGGAGAGGGTGGGAAGGGAGATGAGCCGGAAGATAATGTTACTGAGCAAACGCACCATATTGTTGTACCTAGCTACTCAGCTTGGTTTGATTACAACTCAATCCATACGATTGAAAAACGTGCTTTGTCCGAATTTTTtaacggaaaaaataaatcgaaaacaCCCGAGATCTACCTTGCCTATCGCAATTTTATGATCGATACTTACCGACTAAATCCAACGGAATATATCACCTCTACTGCCTGCAG ACGTAATTTAGCAGGAGACGTGTGTGCCATTATGCGTGTTCATGCGTTTCTGGAGCAGTGGGGTCTCATTAATTACCAAGTTGACGCAGAATCTAGACCAACCCCAATGGGTCCACCACCTACATCTCACTTCCACGTTCTCTCAGACACTCCATCTGGACTGGCGCCTGTTAATCCGAATCCTCCCAAGACTCCGCAGCCTTCCAGCGCTGCAAAATCCCTGTTGGATTTGGAAAAGAAACCTATTGTCGTAGGCCTGGGACCAGAAGAAAAGAGCGGACTTGGAGTTATGACTAACTTTGGTCTGAAGGTGGATCAGTATTCCAGAAAGCCTGCGGTTTTAAAAAGCAAACAAGCTGCTGGTGCCACTCGCGATTGGACCGAGCAGGAAACGCTATTGTTATTAGAAGGGTTGGAGCTCCATAAAGATGACTGGAACAAAGTTTGCGAACATGTTGGATCTCGCACTCAAGATGAGTGCATACTTCACTTCTTACGGCTACCTATCGAAGATCCGTACCTCGAAGAAGGAGGCCCTGAAGGTCTGGGACCGCTTGCCTATCAGCCTGTTCCTTTTTCAAAGGCTGGTAACCCGGTCATGAGCACGGTCGCTTTCTTAGCTTCGGTTGTGGATCCAAGAGTGGCTGCTAGTGCTGCTAAAGCCGCTATGGAAGAATTTGCAGCTATCAAAGATCAAGTGCCTGCTGCCCTACTCGATCAGCATCTTCGTAATGTTCAAGCAAGTGCTAATCCAGATG GCAAATTTGATCCATCGGCAGGACTCGCGCAGTCCGGTATTGCAGGAACTGGACCCCCAGAACCTCCCGAAGATCCTGCTGTCTCAGCTAATAGTGCAACTTCCTCATCTGCAAGTGTTACTTCTCCTCATGCTTCGACTGCGGAAAGTAAAAAGGAGGAGCTTCAGGATATTAAAGTCAAGGAGGGAGTGGATGCTACGCAGGTGCCACCCCAATCTATGAAAAAGGAAGAGTCAGTGGAGAGTGAACGTGACCAGCCTGAAAAAATAGAAGTCGATCCAAAGGAGAATGATGATGAAGCTAAGTCTAAAGGAGACCCTGAAGAAATTGAAGctaaagaaaagagagataaG GTGGTTAGAGATGCGCAACTACAATCTGCTGCGGCGGCCGCGTTAGCAGCTGCAGCTGTCAAAGCAAAACACTTAGCAGCGgtagaggaaagaaaaatcaaatcattaGTGGCACTGCTGGTTGAAACTCAgatgaaaaaacttgaaataaaattgcggCATTTCGAAGAGCTCGAAACAACAATGGAACGGGAACGAGAGGGCCTGGAGTATCAGCGCCAGCAATTAATTACAGAACGGCAGCAATTTCACTTGGAACAATTAAAAGCAGCGGAATTTCGTGCGCGACAGCAAGCACACCAGCGGCTGGCTCaggaacaacagcaacaacagcagagtCAGCATCCACCATGGCAAGCATCCAATActcagcaacaacagcaacagcaacaacagccACCTAGTCCGCAGCCACAGGTGGCGCAACCGCCTCCGCACACCCCACCTCAACAAGCGTAA
- the LOC124413588 gene encoding SWI/SNF complex subunit SMARCC2 isoform X1, protein MLSLGPKKDGGPNAKFFESPDILGQLDGVKQWLLKNSKKYVQTDPPTNKSLATLVVQLLQFQEDNLGKNVSKPPMTRLPMKCFLDFKPGGGLCQILATAFRFKQEQGWRRFDFQVGKSGSRMDRAVEMLVAAERALVQNRCMTIPCVYVRPDVDKNTASKVKEVVRRHQGTIAEAEADATHIVYPVADPLEEEYARPYLRRERSVLLHWYYFPDSYDSWTTLDLPWDFPEGPLGIGNTSGSDEIIDSRPQYRVSATWALDLDQYNEWMNEEDYDVDENGQKRVHKYRLSVEDLMAQPSHPPPSSAKKQKRKRSPSPPPKIGKRKSGRGPAGLQGSSTSLATPKKSRGGVDEEEDLTQGMEDPPAEPRIIEVVASPANPPSVGSGGGSTAGSGSLSTTGNKKQDNELQPLKSGNMADLDEPIDGDKGSTQGAQEREERDASKERGEGGKGDEPEDNVTEQTHHIVVPSYSAWFDYNSIHTIEKRALSEFFNGKNKSKTPEIYLAYRNFMIDTYRLNPTEYITSTACRRNLAGDVCAIMRVHAFLEQWGLINYQVDAESRPTPMGPPPTSHFHVLSDTPSGLAPVNPNPPKTPQPSSAAKSLLDLEKKPIVVGLGPEEKSGLGVMTNFGLKVDQYSRKPAVLKSKQAAGATRDWTEQETLLLLEGLELHKDDWNKVCEHVGSRTQDECILHFLRLPIEDPYLEEGGPEGLGPLAYQPVPFSKAGNPVMSTVAFLASVVDPRVAASAAKAAMEEFAAIKDQVPAALLDQHLRNVQASANPDGKFDPSAGLAQSGIAGTGPPEPPEDPAVSANSATSSSASVTSPHASTAESKKEELQDIKVKEGVDATQVPPQSMKKEESVESERDQPEKIEVDPKENDDEAKSKGDPEEIEAKEKRDKVVRDAQLQSAAAAALAAAAVKAKHLAAVEERKIKSLVALLVETQMKKLEIKLRHFEELETTMEREREGLEYQRQQLITERQQFHLEQLKAAEFRARQQAHQRLAQEQQQQQQSQHPPWQASNTQQQQQQQQQPPSPQPQVAQPPPHTPPQQA, encoded by the exons atgcTCTCTCTGGGGCCTAAAAAGGACGGCGGTCCAAATGCGAAATTCTTCGAGTCTCCAGACATACTGGGCCAACTGGATGGAGTCAAACAGTGGCttctaaaaaattctaaaaag TATGTTCAAACCGATCCACCCACGAATAAAAGTCTCGCGACTTTGGTCGTCCAATTGTTGCAATTCCAGGAAGATAACCTCGGAAAAAATGTGTCAAAACCGCCAATGACAAGACTTCCT ATGAAGTGTTTCTTAGATTTTAAGCCTGGCGGTGGTCTTTGTCAAATATTAGCTACCGCGTTCAGATTTAAACAGGAACAAGGATGGCGACGTTTCGACTTTCAAGTCGGCAAG TCCGGTTCTCGCATGGATCGTGCGGTGGAGATGTTAGTGGCAGCGGAACGGGCATTGGTACAAAATCGATGCATGACAATACCCTGTGTGTATGTGAGACCAGATGTAGACAAAAATACAGCGTCCAAAGTCAAGGAAGTTGTTAGACGTCATCAGGGAACAATTGCCGAAGCTGAGGCTGATGCAACACACATTGTTTATCCAGTAGCCGATCCCCTCGAGGAAGAATACGCTCGTCCTTACTTGAGGCGTGAACGCTCAGTTCTATTGCACTGGTACTACTTTCCCGACAGTTACGACTCATGGACAACATTAGATCTGCCTTGGGATTTTCCTGAAGGTCCTCTGGGGATAGGAAATACAAGTGGAAG TGATGAAATTATTGATTCCAGACCTCAGTATCGTGTGTCGGCTACTTGGGCTCTTGATCTTGACCAGTACAATGAGTGGATGAACGAAGAGGACTACGATGTTGATGAAAATGGACAGAAGAGAGTTCACAAGTACCGGCTTTCCGTCGAAGACTTGATGGCTCAACCGTCTCATCCTCCACCTTCGTCTGccaaaaaacagaaacgaaaACGTTCCCCCAGTCCACCTCCAAAAATTGGAAAGCGTAAAAG tggTCGCGGACCAGCAGGACTCCAAGGCTCGTCCACTTCATTGGCTACTCCGAAAAAGTCTCGAGGTGGCgtcgacgaagaagaagatctGACACAGGGGATGGAAGATCCTCCAGCTGAACCCAGGATAATAGAAGTGGTAGCAAGTCCAGCTAATCCACCTTCAGTTGGATCTGGTGGTGGATCTACGGCTGGTAGTGGAAGTTTGTCGACAacaggaaacaaaaaacaggATAATGAATTACAACCGCTAAAATCTGGCAATATGGCTGATTTGGATGAGCCTATAGACG GTGACAAAGGAAGTACTCAAGGGGCTCAGGAGAGAGAGGAACGTGACGCAAGTAAGGAAAGAGGAGAGGGTGGGAAGGGAGATGAGCCGGAAGATAATGTTACTGAGCAAACGCACCATATTGTTGTACCTAGCTACTCAGCTTGGTTTGATTACAACTCAATCCATACGATTGAAAAACGTGCTTTGTCCGAATTTTTtaacggaaaaaataaatcgaaaacaCCCGAGATCTACCTTGCCTATCGCAATTTTATGATCGATACTTACCGACTAAATCCAACGGAATATATCACCTCTACTGCCTGCAG ACGTAATTTAGCAGGAGACGTGTGTGCCATTATGCGTGTTCATGCGTTTCTGGAGCAGTGGGGTCTCATTAATTACCAAGTTGACGCAGAATCTAGACCAACCCCAATGGGTCCACCACCTACATCTCACTTCCACGTTCTCTCAGACACTCCATCTGGACTGGCGCCTGTTAATCCGAATCCTCCCAAGACTCCGCAGCCTTCCAGCGCTGCAAAATCCCTGTTGGATTTGGAAAAGAAACCTATTGTCGTAGGCCTGGGACCAGAAGAAAAGAGCGGACTTGGAGTTATGACTAACTTTGGTCTGAAGGTGGATCAGTATTCCAGAAAGCCTGCGGTTTTAAAAAGCAAACAAGCTGCTGGTGCCACTCGCGATTGGACCGAGCAGGAAACGCTATTGTTATTAGAAGGGTTGGAGCTCCATAAAGATGACTGGAACAAAGTTTGCGAACATGTTGGATCTCGCACTCAAGATGAGTGCATACTTCACTTCTTACGGCTACCTATCGAAGATCCGTACCTCGAAGAAGGAGGCCCTGAAGGTCTGGGACCGCTTGCCTATCAGCCTGTTCCTTTTTCAAAGGCTGGTAACCCGGTCATGAGCACGGTCGCTTTCTTAGCTTCGGTTGTGGATCCAAGAGTGGCTGCTAGTGCTGCTAAAGCCGCTATGGAAGAATTTGCAGCTATCAAAGATCAAGTGCCTGCTGCCCTACTCGATCAGCATCTTCGTAATGTTCAAGCAAGTGCTAATCCAGATG GCAAATTTGATCCATCGGCAGGACTCGCGCAGTCCGGTATTGCAGGAACTGGACCCCCAGAACCTCCCGAAGATCCTGCTGTCTCAGCTAATAGTGCAACTTCCTCATCTGCAAGTGTTACTTCTCCTCATGCTTCGACTGCGGAAAGTAAAAAGGAGGAGCTTCAGGATATTAAAGTCAAGGAGGGAGTGGATGCTACGCAGGTGCCACCCCAATCTATGAAAAAGGAAGAGTCAGTGGAGAGTGAACGTGACCAGCCTGAAAAAATAGAAGTCGATCCAAAGGAGAATGATGATGAAGCTAAGTCTAAAGGAGACCCTGAAGAAATTGAAGctaaagaaaagagagataaG GTGGTTAGAGATGCGCAACTACAATCTGCTGCGGCGGCCGCGTTAGCAGCTGCAGCTGTCAAAGCAAAACACTTAGCAGCGgtagaggaaagaaaaatcaaatcattaGTGGCACTGCTGGTTGAAACTCAgatgaaaaaacttgaaataaaattgcggCATTTCGAAGAGCTCGAAACAACAATGGAACGGGAACGAGAGGGCCTGGAGTATCAGCGCCAGCAATTAATTACAGAACGGCAGCAATTTCACTTGGAACAATTAAAAGCAGCGGAATTTCGTGCGCGACAGCAAGCACACCAGCGGCTGGCTCaggaacaacagcaacaacagcagagtCAGCATCCACCATGGCAAGCATCCAATActcagcaacaacagcaacagcaacaacagccACCTAGTCCGCAGCCACAGGTGGCGCAACCGCCTCCGCACACCCCACCTCAACAAGCGTAA
- the LOC124413590 gene encoding uncharacterized protein LOC124413590, with the protein MECKNESVRLTLDSIKEIIAKDEPEVEIISLEEEPGSGRGDNYTSMLYRLRVIGLKQQKNGGERVKWERTIIYKVLPDSRERREAFKSETLFRNEVAFYTKVWPALNVLQTSGHHVFDGVAKIYDAREDLIAMEDLRELGFRMGDRRAGLQVEQLRQTLAALAGFHALSLALKEARPEEFQELSRKGGKGIAEAMFCEENADWYRQYYRVAASNAIAMVSEALPPMSHEKREDVMRRMKLFLQEETFFHTMCNLAAAEGPLTVFCHGDCWTNNILFRKEVESDTKVVCFVDFQLSRVGSLALDLATLLYCCTSGEVRHAHMTSLLRHYHHNLIFALKMLNVQEASRDPEIMWDILTEELRRCGRFGLGIALDMLPISTCASDEAPDLYEDEEQSEKVEGAQGPPPGGVECARLMTDLVLELIDNQAL; encoded by the exons ATGGAGTGTAAAAACGAAAGTGTGCGCCTGACCTTAGATTCAATTAAGGAAATTATTGCTAAAGATGAACCAGAAGTTGAAATTATTAGCTTGGAAGAAGAACCTGGTTCAGGAAGGGGCGATAATTACACGTCAATGCTTTATCGCCTGCGTGTTATTGGTttaaaacaacaaaagaaCGGTGGTGAAAGGGTGAAATGGGAACGAACTATCATATACAAG GTATTGCCAGACTCACGGGAACGACGCGAGGCCTTCAAAAGTGAAACTCTGTTCAGGAATGAGGTAGCATTTTATACTAAAGTGTGGCCAGCTCTAAATGTTCTGCAGACATCGGGGCATCACGTATTCGATGGAGTGGCCAAAATATATGATGCACGCGAAGATCTTATCGCGATGGAAGATTTAAGAGAGCTGGGGTTTCGGATGGGCGATAGAAGGGCTGGTCTCCAAGTTGAGCAGCTGCGGCAAACGCTAGCAGCTTTAGCAGGCTTTCATGCGCTTAGCCTTGCATTAAAAGAAGCAAG GCCAGAAGAGTTTCAAGAGTTGAGcagaaaaggaggaaaaggtATAGCGGAAGCAATGTTCTGCGAAGAGAACGCAGATTGGTATAGGCAGTACTACAGAGTCGCTGCCAGTAATGCAATTGCAATGGTATCTGAAGCTCTACCCCCCATGTCACATGAGAAAAGGGAAGATGTAATGCGTAGAATGAAACTGTTTTTACAAGAAGAAACTTTCTTTCATACAATGTGCAATCTGGCTGCTGCTGAAGGGCCACTAACAGTTTTTTGTCACGGTGATTGTTGGACCAACAATATCTTGTTTCGTAAAGAAGTAGAATCTGACACAAAG GTTGTATGCTTTGTTGATTTCCAACTGTCTCGGGTTGGTTCATTAGCCCTTGATTTGGCAACACTTCTCTATTGCTGCACCAGCGGAGAAGTCAGACATGCCCATATGACATCACTTTTGCGTCATTACCACCATAACTTAATTTTTGCTCTCAAGATGCTGAATGTTCAAGAGGCTTCAAGAGATCCTGAAATTATGTGGGACAT TTTAACTGAAGAGCTGCGGAGATGTGGACGCTTTGGGTTGGGTATAGCATTGGATATGCTTCCAATAAGTACTTGTGCCAGCGACGAAGCTCCAGATTTATACGAGGATGAAGAACAAAGTGAAAAAGTGGAAGGAGCACAAGGGCCTCCACCAGGAGGTGTGGAGTGTGCACGTCTGATGACTGATCTAGTATTGGAGCTAATAGATAACCAGGCTCTATGA